The stretch of DNA CCCCTCGGCTGCCCTGAAGCGTGAGCGAAGTTGCTGCGCGGCCGCCCCCGGCCGCGCTTTCCATTCTTGTATCGCAATCTACATGCCCGAATCTGGCTGACGACCGACGACTGACGACCAACGACGTGATTTATCATGTCCGTTTGCTATGACCATGAAACACATCGCTGATTGGGCCTTGAACACGGCGGCGCAGCGCGGCGCCAGCTACTGCGACCTGCGGGTGGTGGACGAACGCGACCGCATGCTGGCCACCAAGAACGGCGCCGTGGGCCACGCTTCGGAGGGTGAGTCGCTGGGTGTGGGCATCCGCGTCATCGTCAACGGCTCGTGGGGCTTCGCGGCCACCGAGGAACTGACTAGGGAAGGCGTCGAGGGCGCGGCTGTCCAGGCAGTCGAGATCGCGCGCGCCTCGGCCGGGGTGAAGGAGCATGACGTCCGCCTGGCCCCGGAAAAGCCGGTGACTGTCGAGTGGAGCTCGCCCTGCCGCGTCGATCCCTTCTCCACCTCCATCGAGCAGAACCTCGACCTGCTGCTGCGCGTGGACAAGGAGCTGCGGGCGGTGGAGGGCGTCACGCTGGCCGAGACCAATCTCCACCTCCGCCGCTACGAGCAGTGGTTCTATTCGTCCGAAGGTTCCGACATCCACCAGACGCGCACCACCACCGGCGCCGGATTCACCGCCTACAGCTTCCAGGGCAGCGAGATCCAGAAGCGCTCCTACCCCAACTCCTTCGGCGGGCAGTACCAGAACAAGGGCTATGAGCTGATCGAGGAGCTGAAGCTGGTGGACAACGCCCGCCGTATCGGGGAAGAGTGCGTGGCGCTGCATAAAGCCGACCAGTGCCCGGAAGGAAAGTCCGACATCGTGCTCGATTCCTCGCAGCTGGGGCTGCAGATCCACGAATCCATCGGCCACCCCATCGAACTCGACCGGGTGCTGGGCATGGAGGCGAACTTCGCCGGGATGTCCTTCCTTACTTTGGAGAAGCTGCGCACCCTGCGCTACGGCAGCGACATCGTGAACGTGGTAGCCGACGCCACCGAGCAGCACGGCCCGGGCCTGGGAACCTTCGCCTACGACGATGAAGGCGTCCCGGCGCAGTGCACGCCCATCATCACCAACGGCTTGTTCACCGGCTATCTATCGTCGCGGGAGACGGCGCATGCCATCTCCGAGCAGCGCTCCAACGGCACCATGCGGGCGGAAGGCTGGAACCGTATCCCCATCATCCGCATGACCAACGTCAGCATTCTGCCGGGGGAGAAGCCGCTCAGCCTGGAGCAGCTCATCTCCGGTACCGACCGCGGCATCTTCATGCAGACCAACCGCTCCTGGTCCATCGACGACAAGCGTTACAACTTCCAGTTCGGCACCGAGATCGGATGGGAGATCAAGGGCGGGAAGCTCGGGCGCATGCTCAAGAACCCGTCATATTCCGGCATCACCACCGAGTTCTGGAACTCCATGGACGCCATCTGCAGCCGCGACCAGTGGACGCTGTGGGGCACTCCGAACTGCGGCAAAGGCCAGCCGATGCAAACCATGGGCACGGGCCACGGCGCGGCGCCCGCGCGTTTCAGGAATGTGACCGTAGGCACAGCGTACAAGGGCGCTTAGCTGAATGCTCAACAAAGAACGCTGCCAGGAGATCTTCGACACGGTCAAGAAGGCATCTTCCGCCGACGAGGTGGAGGTCCTGTTCGCCGGTGGACATCACGCTCTGACCCGCTTTGCCAACAACACCATTCACCAGAACGTCGCGGACGAAAATTACGTGGTCTCCATCCGGCCGGTCATCGGCAAGAAGACCGCTCGCGCCACCACCAACAAGCTCGACCCGGAATCGTTGAAGCGCGCGGGCGCCTCGGCGGAGGCCATCACCCGGGTGCAGCAGCCCGACCCCGACCTGCTGCCCATGGCGGAGCCCGAGCGCGCGCGGGCCGATGAGCGCAGCCCCAGCCGCTGGTTCGAGCAGACCGCGGCCGTCACCCCCCAGGACCGCGCCGCCGCCGTGGGGCGCATGGTGGATGTGGCCAAGCGCAACCGGCTGACGACGGCGGGCATTTATGCCATCTCTCGCAGCCTTGAGGCCATCTTCAATTCCCGCGGCCTTGCCCAATATCACCAGCAGACCTCCTCGGAAATCTCCATCACCATGCTGGCCGAGGACTCCTCCGGCTGGCAGAAAGCAAACTCGCCTGACGTCCGCAACCTGGACCCGGTCGCTTTGGCTGAAACCGCCGCCCGCAAAGCCCGCGAATCCACGCACCCCCAGGAGATGGCGCCCGGCAAGTACACGGTGATCCTGGAGCCCGCCGCGGTGCTCGACTTGGTGGGCTTCATGTTCTACGACTTCGGCGGGATGGCCATCCTCGACCAGCGCTCCTTCCTTAACAACCGGGTGGGCACCAGGCTCTTCGGCGAGAATGTCAACATCTGGGACGACGCTTACCACCCCCTGCAATCCGGCGCTCCCTTCGACGGCGAGGGCGTCCGCCGCCAGCGCGTTCAACTGGTGGAGCGCGGGACCGTCAAGAGCCTGGTCTATGCCCGGGGCACGGCCGACAAGATGAAGCGCTCCGAGCACGCCGCCAAAGTGGGCGACGTCCGGCCCACCGGACATGGTCTCCCCCTGCCCAACGAGATCGGCGAAGTGCCACTCAACATCGTCTTCGACGTCCCGGGCCCTACGCAGACTGTAGAGCAGATGGTGGCCTCCACCGAACGCGGCGTCCTGGTCACCCGCCTGTGGTATATCCGCGAGGTGGACCCTTACGAGAAGATCCTCACCGGCATGACCCGCGACGGCACCTTCCTGGTGGAAAACGGCCGGATCCGGCACGGGGTGCGCAACTTCCGCTTCAACCAGAGCCTGATCGCACTGCTCTCCGGGGTCGAGGCGCAGGGGACGCCGGTGCGCGCCAGCGGAGAAGAGTCCTTCGACATGGTGGTGCCCGCCATGAAGGTGCGGGACTTCAACTTCACCGAAGTGACGAAATTCTAGGAGGCAAGATGCAGGTAGCAGGGCGCAGGAAGATGCGCCGGATTCTCCCGCTTCCTGCCGCCTGCCTCCTGCTTTCTGCCTCCCAAGTAACCACCGCCGTACCCACGAGGTCACCCACAGGTCTATGACCTTAGTTACCCTGTAACTCCTAGAAAATGCTTCGTTTCGGCCTGCAACCGGGTGTATAAGCAGACTGCCATGAATAAGCAGCAATCAACCGACGAACTGCGCAGTTCGGTTCGTTTCCCCATCAAGTTGCCGGTTGCGGTCACGACCGAAGCGCGGCAGGAGCATCGCGCGGAGACCGAGAACATCTCGGCCGGCGGAGTGCTGTTCACGGTCGACGCCGAGATGGCCCCCGGGTCGAAGATCGAGTTCGCCATCGCCATGCCGGCGACTGTGTTGGGGACTTCGTCCGATGTGATGGTAAAGTGTGTCGGTCGGGTCGTGCGCTGCGCCGAGGAAGGGAACCGCAAGGCGGTCGCCGCGGTCATCGACGAGTACCGGTTCGATCGCCACTAGCGCCTGACGCTTGCATGGGCAGCTCCTCTCCCAAACCCGCCAGCCCGCCCGTCCGGAACGCGAACGGCGCCAAGACCCCGACGCCGACGCCGCTGAAAGTGTTGCTGGCGGACAGCCAGGCCATCTACCGCGTGGGCATCCGCAAGATCTTCGCGCTCGAGGACGACCTGCGGGTAGTCGCGCAGGCCGAGACCCTCGGCCAGACTTTGGCCGCCGCCTCCAAGTTCTCTCCCGACGTGATCCTCTTCGAGTCTGGCATCTGCCCCAATCCCGCCGAGGCGGTGGGTGAGGTGAGCAAGCGCGCCCCCAACGGCCGCATCGTGGTGATCACCGAGAGCATCGACGAGGAAGCGACCATCGAGTATTTCCGGCGCGGGGTCCGCGGCATCGTCCCCCGCGCCATCTCGCCCGACCTGCTGGTGCGCTGCGTGCGCAAGGTGGCGGAGGGCGAGACCTGGCTCGACAACCAGGGCATCAATTGGGTCATCGAAGCCTACCGCTCCCAGGCCTCCCAGCTTACTTCGCCCCGTCCCAAGACCAAGCTGACCGACAAGGAATTGCTGATCGTCTCCTGCGTGACCCAGGGCATGAAGAACAAGGAGATCGCGGCTGAGATCGGCACCACCGAGCAGGTGGTGAAGAATTACTTGCGCAAGGTGTACGACAAGCTGGGCGTCTCCGACCGGCTCGAGTTGGCCCTGTACAGCATCCACCATCGGCTGCTGGCCGGCGGCAAGGGCTCCGACAAGACCGAGGCTGAAGCCATGGCCGCCGCGGCCGGCGCCGCACCCCCCTCGCAGCCTCAGAAAGCCTGAACGTCGCATTACTTCTGCACCGCCCGCCGTTGCTTCAGGTATTCGCGGATGAAGACATCGATGTCGCCGTCGAGCACCCGGTCCACGTCCCCGACCTCGACCCTGGTGCGCAGGTCCTTCACCATCCGGTAGGGCTGAAGCACGTAGGAGCGGATCTGCGAGCCGAAATCGATGTCGAGCTTTGAGTCCTCGATCTTCTTCGTCTCCGCCTGCTTCTTCTCCAGCTCGTATTCGTAGAGCTTGGAGCGCAGGATCTTCATCGCCCGGTCTTTGTTCTTGTGCTGCGAGCGCTCGTTCTGGCAGGCGACCACGATGCCGGTCGGGATGTGGGTGAGGCGCACCGCGGAGTCGGTGGTGTTGACGTGCTGCCCGCCGCGCCCCCCCGAACGATAGGTGTCCACCCGCAGGTCTTCCGGCTTGATGTCGATCTGGATGGTTTCGTCGATCTCGGGGGAGACGAACACGCTGGCGAAGGAAGTGTGCCGCCGCGCCTGCTGGTCGAACGGCGAGATGCGCACCAGGCGGTGCACGCCGATCTCGCTGGTGAGCAAGCCGTAGGCGTATTCCCCGGCAACAGTGAAGGTGGCCGACTTGATGCCCGCCTCCTCCCCCGCCTGGTGATCGTTGAGCACGGTCTCGAGGCCATGGCGCTCCGCCCAGCGCAGGTACATGCGCAGCAGCATCTCCGCCCAGTCCTGCGACTCGATGCCGCCGGCCCCGGGATGGATGGTGACGATGGCGTTGCGCGCGTCGTTCTCCCCGGAGAGCAGTGTCTTGGTCTCCAGGCTGTCGACCAGCACGCGCAGGGAGTCGATCTCGCGCTTGAGGTCGGCCTCCACGCTCTCGCCTTCGCGGGCCAGCTCGAAGTAGGCAGAGATGTCGGCTTCGCGCCGCGCCAGCCCGGCCTCGGTGGCCAGCGTTTCCTCCAGCCGCTTGCGTTCGCGCATGACCTGCTGCGACTGCTCCGGGTTGGACCAGAAGTCGGGCTGGTGGAGTCTTTTCTCGATGTCGGCTAGCTGCGCGCGGACTTTGGGCGCGTCAAAGGTACTCCCGCAGGTCGCGGACCTTCTCTTTGAGAGCAGAGTATTCGCGTTCGAGTTCTTCGATCATGACCGGGAACCGCGGATCGCGCCGGCGCGGAACCGAAGACGTGCCAGCAGACCCGCCACTGTGATTATCGCACACAGGTATGCGAAGACATCGCCGTGACGGGTGTAGAAGGTGGTGTCGCTGCGGAACGCGTAAGGCACGTCGATGGCGGTGCGCTGGTGGCGCGGGGCTTGCGCCACCAGCCGCCCGTAAGGGTCGATGGAGCCGGTGACCCCGGTATTGGTGCCGCGCAGCAGCCAGCGCCGGTTCTCGATGGCGCGCATCCGCGCCATGTTCAGGTGCTGGTAGGGCGCTCCGGTGTCGCCGAACCAGCCGTCGTTGGAGATGTTGAGGAACACTTCGGCGCCGCGGTCGGCGAAGATGCGCACCTCGTCCGGAAACACCGACTCATAGCAGATGAATATGCCCATCCGGTGGCCGTCGAGGACGATGACGGTGCGCTCCGCTCCCGGCGAGAAATCTCCCGATTGCTTGGTCAGCGATTCGGCGAAGCTCAGCAGCGACTTGAAGGGCACGTACTCGCCGAAGGGGACCAGGTGCACCTTGTCGTAACGCGCCACCCACTGGCCGGCAGGCGACATCACGGCGGCCGAGTTCAGGAACTCGGAGTTCTTCTCCCGCCCTGGCGTGTTGCGCACGCCGATGCTGCCGGCCACCACGTAAGACCCGGTCTGCTGCGCGATGCCCATGATCACGTGGTGGAAGTTCGGGTCGTTGAGGAAAAACGGCGTCGGCGACTCCGGCCACACGATCAACCGCGGCGCCGGCGATGTCACGCCGCCTGCAGGTTGCTCGCTCAACTCGGTGAGCGCGGCCAATGTCTGGCGAAAATACTGGATGGTCCAGGCGCCCCCGCCCAGGATGGGCACGTTCGATTGCACCAGCCGCGCGCTGTGGGTCGCGGGCAGAGGCGCAGGACGAACCAGCGCGCCAGCCTGCAGCGTGGCCGCCGCCGCCAGGCTGGTCACCAGCATCAGCCGGCGCCGCACCGGCGGCAGCAGGAACGCCGCGGCAAACGCTGCATTGGCCAGGGCGATGCCGAATGACAGCCCGTAAACCCCGGTGATGGTGGCGACGCCGGTGAGCGGGATGTTGTCCACCTGCGCCGTGCCCAGCAGGTCCCAGGGAAAGCCGCTGATGCGAGCGCGCGCCAACTCGACCGCCACCCAGATGAATGGCGCCAGCGCCAGCACCCGCCCCTGATTGTCGCCGCCCCGGCGCGCGAGAGCGGCCACCATCAGTCCGAACGCCCCGTGATAGAGCCCGAGATACAGGCAGTAGAGGACCAGGATCCCGAGCGCGACGGGCCCGGGCAGCCCGCCGTACTCGTGCATGACGTCGTACACCCAGTAGCAACTCCCGGCATACCAGATGATGCCGCTCAGGTATCCCAGCAGGAATCCCTGGCCGGGCGTGGTGGCGCCGAGGTCGCGCCCCGCCGGGTCGATGACCCGCAACTCCTCCTGCTGTCCGGCCAGGATGGCCACCAGCAACGGGGTCAGGCAGATCCAGCACAGGATCACCAGGTTGGGACGGGGGAAGACCAGCACTTGCAGCACTCCGGAAAGTGCTGCCAGCATCCATGTTCGATGGCGGATCCCTCGCATCTGGCCGCCCAGTGTAGCAAACGGGGAGATTCTCCCGGATTAGAGAACGGAGGAACGGCCGGTGGTATTAGAATCGGGGGTCTGTCTGCCCCACGGTGACGCATGGCGGTTGTGATCAGCGGACTTATCCGATTGCTGGAGCTCCTGTTCGTCTTAGGGTGCTGCGGTTCGCTGGCCGTGATCCTGCTTTCCGGGATCGAGGACGTCGAGACCATCTTCAACCGCGAAAAGGAGCCCGGCGCGCCTACCGTGCAGCCAGAAAAGCAGAGTTGATCCGCAGCCGAGGAACGCAGGAGACCTCGGCGAACGCGATCCATGTCCTCAAACCTGACCTCACTCCCGTCCAGTTCCAACCGGGTCCGCATCGTGGTGGCGACCTCGGTGATGCTCACCTTCATCTCCTACTGGCGGGCAGCGGCCATCATCCTCAACGATCTGGGCTCATCGGCGTTCTATGCCGCGGGCATCGCCGAGCAGGCGGTCGGCAAGACCGCACCCTGGTTCATCCTGGCGGTGATGTTGTTCTCCTTCGCGGTGCGCGCCGTGTACGTCGAGAGCTGCTCCATGTTCGTGCGCGGCGGCGTGTACCGCGTGGTCAAGGAGGCCCTGGGTGGCACCCTGGCCAAGGTCAGTGTGTCCGCCCTGATGTTCGATTACATCCTCACCGGGCCGATCTCGGGCGTGTCGGCCGGCCAGTACATCGCCGGACTGGTCAATGACCTGTTCATCGCCGCCGAGGCCCACGGCTGGGTCCCGCGGGCGGTGCATTCGATGTTCGGAGGGACGCCGCACATCAACATCAACGCCACCGCGGTCCTGCTGGCCTGCGCCGTCACCCTCTACTACTGGTGGGAGAACATCAAGGGGATCGAGGAATCGAGCGAAAAGGCCATGCGGGTCATGCAGATCACCACGGTGATGG from Terriglobales bacterium encodes:
- a CDS encoding TldD/PmbA family protein; the encoded protein is MKHIADWALNTAAQRGASYCDLRVVDERDRMLATKNGAVGHASEGESLGVGIRVIVNGSWGFAATEELTREGVEGAAVQAVEIARASAGVKEHDVRLAPEKPVTVEWSSPCRVDPFSTSIEQNLDLLLRVDKELRAVEGVTLAETNLHLRRYEQWFYSSEGSDIHQTRTTTGAGFTAYSFQGSEIQKRSYPNSFGGQYQNKGYELIEELKLVDNARRIGEECVALHKADQCPEGKSDIVLDSSQLGLQIHESIGHPIELDRVLGMEANFAGMSFLTLEKLRTLRYGSDIVNVVADATEQHGPGLGTFAYDDEGVPAQCTPIITNGLFTGYLSSRETAHAISEQRSNGTMRAEGWNRIPIIRMTNVSILPGEKPLSLEQLISGTDRGIFMQTNRSWSIDDKRYNFQFGTEIGWEIKGGKLGRMLKNPSYSGITTEFWNSMDAICSRDQWTLWGTPNCGKGQPMQTMGTGHGAAPARFRNVTVGTAYKGA
- a CDS encoding TldD/PmbA family protein encodes the protein MLNKERCQEIFDTVKKASSADEVEVLFAGGHHALTRFANNTIHQNVADENYVVSIRPVIGKKTARATTNKLDPESLKRAGASAEAITRVQQPDPDLLPMAEPERARADERSPSRWFEQTAAVTPQDRAAAVGRMVDVAKRNRLTTAGIYAISRSLEAIFNSRGLAQYHQQTSSEISITMLAEDSSGWQKANSPDVRNLDPVALAETAARKARESTHPQEMAPGKYTVILEPAAVLDLVGFMFYDFGGMAILDQRSFLNNRVGTRLFGENVNIWDDAYHPLQSGAPFDGEGVRRQRVQLVERGTVKSLVYARGTADKMKRSEHAAKVGDVRPTGHGLPLPNEIGEVPLNIVFDVPGPTQTVEQMVASTERGVLVTRLWYIREVDPYEKILTGMTRDGTFLVENGRIRHGVRNFRFNQSLIALLSGVEAQGTPVRASGEESFDMVVPAMKVRDFNFTEVTKF
- the lnt gene encoding apolipoprotein N-acyltransferase, with the translated sequence MLAALSGVLQVLVFPRPNLVILCWICLTPLLVAILAGQQEELRVIDPAGRDLGATTPGQGFLLGYLSGIIWYAGSCYWVYDVMHEYGGLPGPVALGILVLYCLYLGLYHGAFGLMVAALARRGGDNQGRVLALAPFIWVAVELARARISGFPWDLLGTAQVDNIPLTGVATITGVYGLSFGIALANAAFAAAFLLPPVRRRLMLVTSLAAAATLQAGALVRPAPLPATHSARLVQSNVPILGGGAWTIQYFRQTLAALTELSEQPAGGVTSPAPRLIVWPESPTPFFLNDPNFHHVIMGIAQQTGSYVVAGSIGVRNTPGREKNSEFLNSAAVMSPAGQWVARYDKVHLVPFGEYVPFKSLLSFAESLTKQSGDFSPGAERTVIVLDGHRMGIFICYESVFPDEVRIFADRGAEVFLNISNDGWFGDTGAPYQHLNMARMRAIENRRWLLRGTNTGVTGSIDPYGRLVAQAPRHQRTAIDVPYAFRSDTTFYTRHGDVFAYLCAIITVAGLLARLRFRAGAIRGSRS
- the prfB gene encoding peptide chain release factor 2; amino-acid sequence: MLSKRRSATCGSTFDAPKVRAQLADIEKRLHQPDFWSNPEQSQQVMRERKRLEETLATEAGLARREADISAYFELAREGESVEADLKREIDSLRVLVDSLETKTLLSGENDARNAIVTIHPGAGGIESQDWAEMLLRMYLRWAERHGLETVLNDHQAGEEAGIKSATFTVAGEYAYGLLTSEIGVHRLVRISPFDQQARRHTSFASVFVSPEIDETIQIDIKPEDLRVDTYRSGGRGGQHVNTTDSAVRLTHIPTGIVVACQNERSQHKNKDRAMKILRSKLYEYELEKKQAETKKIEDSKLDIDFGSQIRSYVLQPYRMVKDLRTRVEVGDVDRVLDGDIDVFIREYLKQRRAVQK
- a CDS encoding PilZ domain-containing protein; amino-acid sequence: MNKQQSTDELRSSVRFPIKLPVAVTTEARQEHRAETENISAGGVLFTVDAEMAPGSKIEFAIAMPATVLGTSSDVMVKCVGRVVRCAEEGNRKAVAAVIDEYRFDRH
- a CDS encoding response regulator transcription factor; translation: MGSSSPKPASPPVRNANGAKTPTPTPLKVLLADSQAIYRVGIRKIFALEDDLRVVAQAETLGQTLAAASKFSPDVILFESGICPNPAEAVGEVSKRAPNGRIVVITESIDEEATIEYFRRGVRGIVPRAISPDLLVRCVRKVAEGETWLDNQGINWVIEAYRSQASQLTSPRPKTKLTDKELLIVSCVTQGMKNKEIAAEIGTTEQVVKNYLRKVYDKLGVSDRLELALYSIHHRLLAGGKGSDKTEAEAMAAAAGAAPPSQPQKA